One Skermanella sp. TT6 genomic window, CAGCAGGACGCCCTTGTCCAGCAGCTCGGAGACGTCGTCCACCTGGTAATAATACTTGGCGATCCAGAACAGGGTCTGCAGGTCGCGGAGCCCCCCCTTGCCCTCCTTGATGTTGGGTTCCAGCACGTAGCGGCTGTCGCCCAGGCGGCGGTGGCGGGCGTCGCGCTCGGCCAGCTTGGCCTCGATGAAGGCGGGGCCGGTCCCGGTCGCGATCTCCTTGGTGAAGCGGCGGCGCAGCTCGGCGTACAGCTTCTCTTCCCCGTGCAGGAAGCGCGACTCGAGCAGGCTGGTGCGGATCGTCACGTCGCCCCTGGCCTGCCGGATGCACTCGTCCACCGAGCGCACGGCATGGCCGACCTTCAGCCCCAGGTCCCACAGCATGTAGAGCATGTACTCGAACACCTGTTCGACCCGCGGCGTCCGCTTGTAGGGCAGCATGAACAGCAGGTCCACGTCCGAGAACGGCGCCATCTCGCCCCGCCCGTAGCCGCCGATCGCCACGATCGCGAAATGCTCGCCCGAGGTCGGGTTGGCGACGGGGAAGATGATGCCGGCCGTATGCTCGGCCAGCGCCCGGATCACCTGGTCCATCAGGTAGGCGTTCTGGCGCACGCAGTCGGTGCCGGTCCCCCCCGCCTCCAGCCGCCGCCGCACCTCGGCGCGCCCGTCGTCCAGCGCCTTGCGCAGGGCCGCCAGCGTGTGCGGGCGCAGCGCGGCGCCCGTACCGTGCTCTTCCGCCAGGGACTGGAGCTCGGCGACCAGGCGCCGCTTGGAGACGATGGCCCGGCGATCGGGGATGGTGTCGGAAAGGGTCAGCATGTCGACTCAACGCACTCACGGTCTGGACGGCACCGTCCGACCGGCTCGCTCCGGCGGGACCACACCCTGTCGATCCGTTATATGGACCACACCGTAAAAATTTTGACCCCTGCGGGATCGGCAGGGGTGCCATTCGGCACCGGCCGTCACCCTGACGCCGCTTTTGCCGTCGCCACTTTCGCTCTCCGTTTCGAATTCCAGTAGACTTGGTCGCCCCTGATCTCGCTCGGGCATTCGGCCAGCCAGCCGGCCAGGCACACACCTGCGGGAAAGGCATGTTTGGCGTTGATATGATGATCCGGGTGGTTCAGCGTCAGCAGTTCGAGCGCCGCCGGCCGGCGTTTCTGCTGATCGAGAGTCAGGGCTGGTCGCATGAGATATTCCTGCCCGAGCAGGAACTGCTTCTCGCTGCTGGCCCTGCCCACCACCGGCGAATGGGGCCGGGAACCGTCGTGATCTTCGGGATCTGGCTGAAGCAGCAAGCCTGGATATTCGGCTACCCGGTCCGCTTCGACGCGGTGCTGTGCGCCGGGCTGCTCCTGGTCGGAGTCGGCCTGTCTATCAACACCCTTGCGCGATCGGGACCGGGCTAGGGATCATGGGAGATGACCGAACGCCCTTCGGGCAAACTTCTGCGATCGCCGCTCATAATGCGACGCTGGCGACTGCGCGGGCCAAGGCGCTCGATTGGATCAGGCGGGGCATGCCGGATGCGGAAGTGCATCATGGAGATGACATGCCGGCCTTGAGCGACGAAGAGCTTGCGCAGTTCCGGCCTTCTTCCGTCCGTTTCGACAAAACGCGAGACTGAGCAAGGCCCGTGTCCAGTTCACAGCCTCCGATCCCGCCGACCCACCGTAGGTCGGCCTCGGCCGAAGGCCGACGCCGACAGCGTGCCCGGAGCGTCGATGCAGGGCGTCGGCGTTCGCCCTGACGGGCGAAGGCCGTCCTACGCCGAGACTCGAAGAACGCCCATTACCCGCTTCGGGTACGGCCGCTCGATAAGCCTGGAATCCTAGGAAACTTGACCAAAATACTACAGCGTGATAAGGAACCAATTCCTCCTCCCTGGTTCCGAAGGCCCCGCCATGCCCGCTCCAGCTCCCGCTCCCACCTCGGCCGCACCCGCCGCCCCCTCCATCTACACCCCCCTCCCGCACCGCCAGGAAGCCTTCGCCCGGCACGTCGCCGCCGGCCGGGGCTATGCGGGGGCGGCGCGGCTGTCCGGCTATGCCTGGGCAAGCGCCCGCCAGACCGGCTCGCGCCTGATGAAGCAGCCGGAGGTCGCCGCCCGGGTGGTCGAGCTGACCGAGGCCGACAAGACCCGCCGCCATGCCGAGCTGGACGAGCTGGTCGCCGCCGCCAAGCGGGTGCTGATCGACGCCATGGAGAAGCAGAACCATTTCGCGGCGCTGCGCGCCATCGACCAGATCGCCCGCCTGCGCGGCCTCGCCGGCCCCGCGGCCGAGGCCCGCGATACCGCGCTCGACGCCGATCCCGAACCGGACGACAACGCCTCCGCCTGCTCCTCCATCGCCGACCCCGAGGCCCAGTTCGAGCCGCCGATGCCGGCCGCCGGCCTCGCCCCGGTCGAGCCCGCGCCCGAGGACCCGGAAAAGGCCGATGCCAGGCAGGCCAAGGCGAACTACCGTCACACCAAGCGGAGCATCGAAATCCTCAGGAAGCGGCACCCCGACCTCTACGCCCGGGTCAGCCGGGGCTCGATGGAGGATGCCGGACTCTATTTCGACGCGGCTCTCAACCTCCTGCCGCCCGACCGCTGGCCGGGCGCCGAGTCCCCGGCGCACCCGTGATGACGGATGTTGACACATGCGGCCAGGCCCCGGGGGGTGGTCTCCCGGTCCTCGGCCCTTCAGGCGACCCGTCCCCCCGACCCCTCAGCTCGCGATCATCCCGCGGAGCTGCCGGTTCGCCACCGCCAGCATCGCCAGGTCCACCCGCGTGACCGCGCGCAACTCCGTCAGCAGTTGCCGGATCCGCTCCACCGGCCCCTGGCGGCATGCCGTCCAGGCGTCGATCGCGGCGGTGTGGTCCTGGCCGTCGTTCAGGATGCGGGCGGTCAGGTCGCTCTGAAGGCCGTAGAGATCGTCCACGATCGCGCCGACCGCCTGCTTCTGCCAGTGGTTCTCGGTCTTGACCTGCGTCGCCTGGCAGCGCAGCCACTCCATGCCGAAACGGTGGCCCAGCTCGAAATAGACCAGCGCCACGGCGGGGACGTCGCGCCGGCACAGCCGGGCGATGCGGGTGACGTCCAGCCCCGACGCCAGGATGCCCAGGCTGGCGACCCGCCGCGCCAGGTCGGCCGGCACGCCCTGCTCCGTCCAGTGCGCGGCGCGCTCGTCCAGCAGCCTCCTGTCCTCCTCGCACAGCACCGTGTCCAGGTCGGCCGCCAGCTGCTCGACGCCGGGGGTATAGTTGGCCGCCTCGGCGCCCAGGTCGAGCGGCTGCGGGGCGTTGATCAGGAACCACGGCACGGTGCGGTGGAGCAGCGCCTGCGTCGCCCCGATCATCTCGTACTGGCAGGCGGCCGGCACCCGGTTGTCCAGCGCCTCGATGGCGGTCCAAAGGGTGCGCAGCGCGAAGGCGTCGCGGCTGACCGTGTAGGCCCGCGCGATGTCGCCCGGCCCCATGCCGGTCTTCTCCGTCATCTCCGACAGGAAGGTCGGGCCGACCCGGTTGACCATGCTGTTGGTGGTGTATGTCGCGATGATCTCGCGGCGCAGCCGGTGCCGCTCGATCGCCTCGCGGAAGTCGCGGCGCAGCGCCTTGGGGAAGTACTTGACCAAGTCCTCCGCCATGCGCGGGTCGTCGGGCAGGTTGGAGGCCAGCAACTCGTCGTACAGCGTGATCTTGGAATAGGCCAGCAGCACCGCCAGCTCCGGCCGGGTCAGCGCCTGCCCGCGCGACGTCCGGGACGCGATCTCCTCGTCGTCGGGCAGGAACTCGATCGCCCGGTTCAGGTGGCCGCTCTTCTCCAGCAACCGCATGAAGCGGACCTGCCCCTCCAGCGACCCGGCCCCGCCCATGCCGGCGACGCTGATCGCCTGGGTCTGGAGATAATTGTCGGCCAGCACCAGCTCGGCCACCTCGTCGGTCATGCCGGCCAGCAGCTGGTCGCGCTGCTTCATGGTCATGTCGCCGCGGGCGATCACGTCGCCGGTCAGCACCTTGATGTTGACCTCGTGGTCGGAGGTATCGACGCCGGCCGAATTGTCGATCGCGTCGGTGTTGATCCGGCCGCCCGCTTGCGCGTACTCGATCCGGCCGCGCTGGGTCACGCCTAGGTTGGCGCCCTCGCCGACGATCCTGGCGCGGACTTCCCGGCCGTCGATCCGGCTGGAGTCGTTGGCCTTGTCGCCGACCTCGGCATGGGTCTCCTCGGTCGCCTTGACGAAGGTGCCGATGCCGCCGAACCACAGCAGATCGACTTGCCCCCGCAGCATCGCCTGGATCAGCTCCACCGGGGTCACCTTGTCGCGGGTCAGGCCGAAGCGGGCCTGGATTTCCGGCGACAGCTTCAGCGACTTGGCCTTGCGGTCGAAGATGGCGCCGCCCGGCGACAGCAGCCCCGCGTCATAGTCCGCCCAGGTCGAGCGCGGCAGGTCGAACAGCCGGCGCCGCTCCTCGAAGCTGGTCGCCGGATCGGGATCGGGGTCGCAGAAGATGTGCAGGTGGTTGAAGGCGCCCACCAGCTTCGTGTGGCGCGACAGCAGCATGCCGTTGCCGAACACGTCGCCCGACATGTCGCCGACGCCGACGCAGGTGAAGTCCTGGGTCTGGCAATCCACGCCGATCTCGCGGAAATGGCGCTTGACCGATTCCCAGGCGCCGCGCGCGGTGATGCCCATCCGCTTGTGGTCGTAGCCGCGCGATCCGCCCGACGCGAAGGCGTCGCCCAGCCAGAAGCCATAGTCCACCGACACGCCGTTGGCGATGTCGGAGAAGGTCGCCGTGCCCTTGTCGGCCGCCACCACCAGGTACGGGTCGTCGCCGTCGATCCGCACCACCCGGGGCGGCGGCACGACGGAGCCGTCGGCGGCGTAGTTGTCGGTGATGTCGAGCAGGCCGCGCATCAGCGTCTTGTAGCACTCGACCACCTCGGCCATGACGGCGTCGCGTCCGGCCTCGGCCGGCGGCGGGCGCTTGACCACGAAGCCGCCCTTCGACCCCACCGGCACGATGACCGCGTTCTTGACCATCTGCGCCTTCATCAGCCCCAGGATCTCGGTGCGGAAATCCTCCCGCCGGTCGGACCAGCGGATGCCGCCGCGGGCGACCTTGCCGCCGCGCAGGTGGATCGCCTCGACCCGCGGGCTGTAGACCCAGACCTCGACCATGGGGCGGGGCAGGGGCAGCTCGTCCACGCTGCGGCTGTCCAGCTTCATGGACAGGTAGGGCTTGACCCCGCCGTCCTCGGCTTTCTGGAAATAGTTGGTCCGCAGGGTGCAGCGCACGAGGTTCAGGAACCGGCGCAGGATGCGGTCCTCGTCCAGGTTGGCGACATCGTCCAGCGCGTGGTCGATCTCCACCAGCAGCCCGTTGACCGCGACCTGCGCCTCGTCGGCGCCGCCCGGGGTCGCCCGCTTGTCCGGATCGTGCAGGGTCTGGAACAGCCGGACGATCAGGCGCGTGATCGCGGCGTGGCCGGCCAGCGTGTCCTCCATGTAGTCCTGGCTGAACTGGAAGCGGATCTGGCGCAGATACTTGGCATAGGCCCGCAGCATGGAGATCTCGCGCCAGCCCAGCCCGGCGCGGATCACCAGCCTGTTGAAGCCGTCGTCCTCCATGCGGCCCTCCCAGACCCGCAGGAAGGCCTCCTGGAAGGCTTGGCGCACGCGGCCCAGGTCCACGGCGACGCCGGCCCGGCTGGTCATGGCGAAGTCGTGGATCCAGACCGGCTCGATCCTGCCGGGAATCGTCACCTCGAACGGCCCGCCCTCCGAGATCACCTTGACGCCCATATGCTCCAGCATGGGCAGGATGTCCGACAGGGCCACCTGCCCGCCGGCATGGTAGAGCTTCAGGTACAGCTCGGACTCGCCGGCCTCGATCGGCCGGTAGAGGTTCAGGCCCAGGCGCCCGGTATGGAGCACCTCCTCGATCCGCTCAATGTCGTAGACGGCCAGTTCGGCGCCGAAACGATCCCGGAAGCCCACGTCGAAGGACGCGGAGTAGCGCCGGTGCAGGCGCAGCCCCTCCTCCTCGCCCCGGGCATCGACCAGGGCGTCCTGCAGCCGGTCGGGCCAGGCGCGGCTCGCCTCGATCAGCCGCTCCTCGATCTCCCCCACGTCGTAATCGGGGATGCCGCCCGGCTTCGTTTCGATGACGAACTGGACCCGCGCCAGCACGCTCTCGGCCAGCTGCGTGAAGAAGGCGGAGCAGGTTCCGTCGAAGGCGCGCTCCAGGATCGCCTGGATGCGCCGGCGCAGGTCGGTGTCGTAGCGGTCGCGCGGGACATAGACCAGGCAGGTCATGAAGCGCTCGAACGGGTCGCGGCGCACGAACAGGGCGGTGCGCTGGCGCTCCTGAAGGTGAAGCACGCCGATCGCGATCTCGAACAGCTCGTCGTCGGTGATCTGGAACAGCTCGTCCCGGGGGAAATTCTCCAGGATGTGGGTCAGCGCCTTGCCGTCGTGGCTGCGCGGGTCGAACCCGGCGCGCTCCAGCACGCGGGCCACCTTGTTGCGCAGGAATGGGATGTCGCGGGCGCTGGCGCTGTAGGCGGCCGACGTGAACAACCCGACGAACAGGTGCTCGCCGACCACCTTCCCGTCGTCGTCGTAGGCCTTGATGAAGATGCTGTCCATCAGGGCCGGGCGGTGCACCGTGGCCCGGCGGTTCGACTTGGTGACCAGCAGCAGGCGCGGCTGGCGCAGGAACTGCTGGGCGTCCGGCGGCAGGGAGGCGAAGTTGCGCAACCCGTCGAACACCCGGATATCGTCGTCGCGCAGGATGCCCAGCCCCTCGCCGGGGACCGGGGTCAGCCGGGCCTCGTCTCCCTCGCCCTCGAACCGGTAGCGGCGGTAGCCCAGGAAGGTGAAGTTGTCGTCGTTCAGCCAGTGCAGGAAATCCCGGGCTTCGGCCAGCTCGCCCTCGGGCAGCGCGTCGGGCGTCCGGTCGACGCCGTCGATGATGCGGCGCATCGGCTCGTGCATGGACTTCCAGTCCTCGACCGCAGCGCGCACGTCGGCCAGCACCTTCTCCACGCCCTGGGCGACCCGCTCCAGGAAGTGGGGATCGGTCTGCTCGTCCACCTCGATATGCATGAAGGATTCGGGCACGGCCTCGGCCGGCGCCGCCTGCGGCTCGTACAGGTCGGTCAGGCGGCCCGACGCGTCGCGGCGCACCCGCACCACGGGGTGGATCACCAGATGGACGGTCAGCCCCTGGCGGTTCAGCTCCGCCGTGACCGAATCGACCAGGAACGGCATGTCGTCGTTGACGATCTCGACCACGGTATGGCCGGACTGCCAGCCATGCTCGTCGAGCTGGGGATGATAGGCCCGGACCCGCGCGGTCCGCTCCTGCCGCTGGGCGGCGAACTGCCAGATCGACAGCGCCGCGCTGTAGAGCTGGTCGGGGCTGGATTCCAGCAGGTCGTCGGGAGGCACGTTGGCATAGAACTGGCGGACGAACCGTTCGGCCATGTCGGCCCGGTCGCGGTTCAGACGGTCGCGAACGCGGCTGACGATCTGCTCGGTCAGCTCGCCTTTGAGTTGTTCGGCCTTGAGGGCCATGCCTGCCTCCCGTGATGCGGTCCGCTTCGGCGGTTTTCACCGCTTCTGTTCGGACCCGAGTGTAGCAGGTGAACATGGGTCCGTGGGGGAAGGTTGCGTGACGGGCCCGTGACCTTCCGGCCGGACCTACTCGATCGCCTGGCGCAGCGCCGCGGCCCCGGCCCAGGGCGCCAGCGGCAGGGCCGCGACCAGCAGTCCGCCCAGCAGCAGCAGGTGCGGCCGGGCGGTGAAGCCGGACAGGGAAGCGTCGATCGCGCCGGCCCCGAAGATCAGCACGGGGATGTAGAGCGGCAGGATCAGCAGCGACAGCAGCACGCCGCCGCGCCGGGCGCCCAGCGTCAGGGCGGCACCGATCGCCCCGATCAGGCTCAGGGTCGGCGTGCCGATCAGCAGCGTCGCGACCAGCACGGGAAAGCCCGCCGGCTCCATGTTCAGCAGCAGCGCCAGCAGGGGCGCCGCCACGATCAGCGGCAGGCCGGTGACCAGCCAGTGCGCCAGCACCTTGGCGAACACGACGGCCTCCAGCGGCAGGCTGGACAGGGTCAGCAGCTCCAGGCTGCCGTCCTCGTAGTCGTTCTGGAACAGCCGTTCCAGCGACAGCAGCGACGCCAGAAGCGCCGCCACCCAGATCACCCCGGCGGCGATGCGGGCCAGGATGTTCGGCTCCGGCCCGACGCCGAACGGGAACAGCACGACGCACAGCACGAAGAACATCACCGCGACGGTGGCGTCCGACCCTTGCCGGAGCGCCAGCCGCAGGTCGCGCGACACGAGCTTGAGGAAGCGGTTCACGGTTCGCCCTCCTCCGGAGCGAGAGCGAAATCGTCCAGGTGCAGGGCCTCTGCGCCGGGCAGGGCGATCTCCGCGTGGGTCGAGACCACCACCATGCCGCCGCCCGCCCGGTGGTCGGAGATCGCCGCCTCGAGTTGCCCGATGCCGGCCCGGTCCAGCGCCACCGACGGCTCGTCCAGCAGCCACAGCGGCGCCGGCGCCGCCAGGACGCGCGCCAGGTTCAGCCGCCGCTTCTGCCCGGCGGACAGGTACCGGCCGGGGATGTCCGCGATGTGCGGCACGCCCAGCCGCTCCAGCGCCGCCAGCGCCGCGCCGGCCGGGTCGGGTGCTCCCCCCAGCGCCGCCCAGAAGGCCAGGTTCTCGCGCGCCGACAGCACCGGCTTCACGGCGTCGAGATGGCCGACATAATGGATGCGGGCGCGATGCAGGTCCGGATCGTCGGAGACCGGAACGCCGTCCCAACTCATGCTGCCGGAGAAGGGCCGCAGCAGCCCGGCCATCAGCCGCAGCAGGCTGGACTTCCCGCTGCCGTTCGGCCCCAGCAGCACCAGCGCGCCGCCGGCCGGGACCGCGAAAGACAGATCCTGGAACACCAGCCGCTCGCCGCGCAGGCAGGTCAGGTCGGTACCGGCGAACAGGGGCATGGGAGCGGGGCGATCGGCATGAAGGATGGAGAACCGGACGGGTGCCGAGTGGTACAGCACCCCGCCACCGCTGCCAAGGGCATTCGGCGGCAAGACTTCGGTCCGGTCGCCGGAGAAGTCTGGAACGCAAAGAGCCCCGCCTTGCGGCGGGGCTCCGAAGCTCGACGCCGTGCGAGGTTTGCGTTCACCCGCTGCACGGCCGCCCCTGGTGGGGTCTTAGACGCGGATGGCCGAAGCTCAGAGCCGCTAACAAGAAAGAATCTATGCTAGCTCATGTGTTTTGTCAATCCGCCCAGCCCAAGCGCGCTCAGGATGCAAATCCTGACCCGGCGCAGATCCTCGGAGGAAATCGGCTCGTACCGATACTTGCGAACACCACTGACGTCCTTACCGTACCGCGGGAAATCGAGCCTGTGGAAGCCGACCGCACAGACCATGTCCCCCTTCACCCAGCGCAGGCGATTGCCCCACGGTTCAGGCAAGGGAGGATCCAGATTGATCTGGCAATGATATGGCATCTTTGGGAACGGCTCATCGGTGCTCAATGCCACTACTGTGCAAAGGCCGGCGCGTACGCCGATCTTTGGACTTACGACGATAACAGGCCGTCGCTTGACCATCTCAGGTGCCTTAAAACCCTGGTCGAAGTCGCAGAACAGCACGGTTCCAATCGGTGGGTGCTCCTTGATGGCCATTTCTACCGTCTTGGATGGTGGCGATCGTTCGAGCATGCCTTCCAACGGATAAAAGTTCGTTATAAATTCGCGCGAACCTCCCCGACTGCCTTGGGCTTGAAAAACTCCGGGCTATCTCAACGCCAGCAACCGTTCGACGAAGGCCGGCACCGCCCCGGTCGCGGGGCCGTAGATCTTCTCGTCGAACAGGGTGGCGCCTTCCGAGGGTTCGAGGTTCAGCTCGACGGTGTGCGCGCCGTTGATTCGCGCCTCCTGCACGAATCCCGCGGCGGGATACACGTTGCCGGAGGTTCCGATTGACACGAACAGGGCAGAAGTGGCAAGGTTCTGATAAATGCGCTCCATTTCCAGGGGCATCTCGCCGAACCAGACCACGTGGGGGCGCATCTCCGCGACGGCCCCGCAGTCGGCGCAATCATCCTCCACCGACAGGTCGGCGCGGATTTCGGTTATGGCGCCGCACACGCCGCAGCGGGCCTTCAGCAGCTCGCCATGCATGTGGATCAGATTGCGCGATCCCGCGCGCTCGTGCAGGTCGTCGATGTTCTGGGTCACCAGCAGGACCTCGCCGGGCCATTCCCGCTCCAGCCGGGCCAGGGCGTCGTGGGCGGCGTTCGGCCGGACATCGGCCTGGAGCAATCCGCGCCGCCGGTCGTTGTAGAAGCGGTGGACCATGTCGGGGTCGCGGGCGTATCCCTCGGGCGTCGCGACGTCCTCCAGCCGCACGCGCTCCCACACGCCGCCCGCGCAGCGGAAGGTGTCCAGACCCGATTCCTTGGAGATGCCGGCGCCTGTCAGGATGACGATCCGGTCGGAAGGCTTTAACATCATGATGCTTTTTCCGAAGCGGGAGAGGTGGCTTGAGTTTAGAGGCGGCCCCGGCCGGGGCCAATGGAAGAGTCTATGGGGTGGCGGACCTGCGCGCATTCCTGGCGGGCGCGTGGCGCATCGCCCGCACGGTGCGCGACGCCCGGCTGGGGCAGGACGGCTCGTTCGACGGGACAGCGGTTTTCATGGAAGCCGACGACGGCGACCTGCTGCTGACGGAAACCGGCACCCTGCGCTTCGGCGACCATGCCGGGCCGGCGGAGCAGACCTACCGCTACGCCTTTCCGGACGGGCCGCGGCGCGCGGCGGTCTTCCGCCACGACGGCTCGCCGTTCCACGACCTGGACCTGTCGGACGGCACCGCCGAGGTTCTGCACCATTGCGGCGCCGACATCTACCGCGGCGGCTTCAGGGTCGAGGGCCATGACGCCTGGACGGTGCGCTGGCTGGTCAAGGGACCGCGCAAGGACTATGACATGATGACGCGGTACAGCCGCGTTCCGGTTCCGGGGGAGTAGCGATGGTCAAGGTCCTGTTCGTATGCACCGGCAACATATGCCGCTCCCCCACCGCCGAGGGGGTGTTCCGCCACCTGGTCGCCGAGGCGGGCTTGGCGGATCATATCGAGACCGACAGCGCCGGCACCCACGGCTACCATGTCGGCGAACCGCCGGACCGGCGCTCGGTGGCGGCCGCCGCGAAGCGGGGTTTCGATATCGGCGACCTGCGCGCCCGCCGGGTCCGGCCGGCCGATTTCGAGGAATTCGACCTGATCCTGGCGATGGACCAGGGGCACTACGACCAGCTCGTCCGCATGGCGCCCGACGGGGCCGGGGACCGCATCAGGCTGTTCATGGACTATGCGCCCGACGCGCCCCGGCGCGAGGTGCCCGACCCCTATTACGGCGAGGGCACCCACTTCACCGAGGTGCTCGACCTGGTCGAGGCCGCCTCGTCGGGCCTGCTCGACCAGCTCCGCCATTCCCGTCCGGGAGCCGTCCGTCTCCATGCCGCCGACGATTCCTGACGGCGTCGGGACCGTCGCTTCGGCCAGGCCGCTGGCCGGCGGCAACGCCGCCGAGCTGTGGCTGCTCGACCTCGCGGACGGGCGGCGGGTGGTCGCCAAGTGCGGCAAGGGGCTGGCGCTCGAAGGCATGATGCTGCGCTACCTCGCGGAGCATTCCCGCCTCCCGGTGCCGGAGCTGTTCCACGCCGACGACCGCCTGCTGGTGATGTCCCATGTCGAGAGCGACGGCGGCGGCCTGACGGCTTCGGCCCAGGAGCACGCCGCCGAGCTGGTCGCGGCGCTGCACGGCATCGGCGCCGCCCGCTACGGGTTCCCGCAGGACACGCTGATCGGCCCGTTGCCCCAGCCGAACCCGGAGTCCGACGACTGGATCGCCTTCTTCCGCGACCACCGCCTGATGCACATGGCGCGCAAGGCATTGGACGAGCGGCGGATCGACGGCGCCCTGATGGCCGCGATCGAGCGGCTGGCCGCCCGGCTCCCGGACCTGATCGGCGAGCCCGCCCCGCCGAGCCTGATCCACGGCGACCTGTGGGGCGGCAACGTGCTGGCGTTCCGGGGCCGGATCGCCGGCTTCATCGACCCGGCGATCCATCATGCCGATCCGGAGATCGAACTGGCCTTCTCCACCCTGTTCGGCACCTTCGGCGAGCCCTTCTTCCGCCGCTACCACGAGCTTCGTCCGATCCGGCCCGGCTTCTTCGAGGTGCGTCGCGACCTGTACAACCTCTACCCGCTGCTGGTCCATGTCCGCCTGTTCGGCGGCAGCTACCGCGGGCAGGTCGCCCGGATCGTGAGCCGCCTCGGCTGATCGCCTTCCCTCAGGGGAACAGCTGCCGGTACAGCAGCAATGCCGCCTCGACGATCAGGACGACGACGGCGACCACGACCGTGACGCTGCCGGCGGCGACGCACAGGCCGATGGTCACGCAGACGCCGTCCTTCTCCAGCAGTCCCAGCGCCATCAAGGCCACGGCGAAGGCGGGCAGCAGGTTGCCGAGCGGGATCGGCAGGATCAGGATCAGCGAGAGCAGAAGGCAGACCGCGCCCAGCAGCCTCTCGCCCGGCCCGTCGGTCAGGATCGACCAGCGCGGCCTGAGCAGTCGCTCGGCCCACACCAGGTACCGTTTGGTGGCGCCGACCATGGTCAGGAAGGTCTCCCGCCGCACCGTCAGCCGGGCCAAGCGGGCGGGCAGCCAGGGCGCCGGGTGGCCCAGCATCAGCTGCGCCGCGAACAGCACCATCGGCAGGCCCAGCACGGTGGACAGGCCGGGCAGGGGCACCGGGATCATGTTGGGCAGGGCGAAGATCAGCAGCAGCGCCCCGAACGCCCGGTCGCCCAGAAGCGTGATCAGGTCGCCCAGCACGATCCGGTCGTCGGGATGCCCCTCGACGAAGATGTCCAGCAGTTCGGATGCCCGCGGGCGGCCGTGATGGGAGGTCGCGCGCTTCGCGTGCGGGGGCGTTTCGTCGGGCATTCTCGGGAACCGCTCTCCGGCCTCGCTCAGGGGTCGCGAAGGTTCAGAAGGTCGTGCTTGACCGATTTCCAGACCATCGAGAGCATGTAGATGAAGGCGAATCCGACCAGGTTGAGCACCAGGACCACGGCGATCATGCCGAACATGGACTGCTGGTCCAGGAACAGCCTCAAGGTGCCGTCCAGGTGCAGCATGACCAGCACCGCCACGCTGGCGCCGATGACGGCGAGCGGCAGCAGCACCTTCAGCAGGACGGTGCGTGCCGTCCTGCGTTCTCGCCGGTCGCGCCGCTTCCA contains:
- a CDS encoding NAD-glutamate dehydrogenase — encoded protein: MALKAEQLKGELTEQIVSRVRDRLNRDRADMAERFVRQFYANVPPDDLLESSPDQLYSAALSIWQFAAQRQERTARVRAYHPQLDEHGWQSGHTVVEIVNDDMPFLVDSVTAELNRQGLTVHLVIHPVVRVRRDASGRLTDLYEPQAAPAEAVPESFMHIEVDEQTDPHFLERVAQGVEKVLADVRAAVEDWKSMHEPMRRIIDGVDRTPDALPEGELAEARDFLHWLNDDNFTFLGYRRYRFEGEGDEARLTPVPGEGLGILRDDDIRVFDGLRNFASLPPDAQQFLRQPRLLLVTKSNRRATVHRPALMDSIFIKAYDDDGKVVGEHLFVGLFTSAAYSASARDIPFLRNKVARVLERAGFDPRSHDGKALTHILENFPRDELFQITDDELFEIAIGVLHLQERQRTALFVRRDPFERFMTCLVYVPRDRYDTDLRRRIQAILERAFDGTCSAFFTQLAESVLARVQFVIETKPGGIPDYDVGEIEERLIEASRAWPDRLQDALVDARGEEEGLRLHRRYSASFDVGFRDRFGAELAVYDIERIEEVLHTGRLGLNLYRPIEAGESELYLKLYHAGGQVALSDILPMLEHMGVKVISEGGPFEVTIPGRIEPVWIHDFAMTSRAGVAVDLGRVRQAFQEAFLRVWEGRMEDDGFNRLVIRAGLGWREISMLRAYAKYLRQIRFQFSQDYMEDTLAGHAAITRLIVRLFQTLHDPDKRATPGGADEAQVAVNGLLVEIDHALDDVANLDEDRILRRFLNLVRCTLRTNYFQKAEDGGVKPYLSMKLDSRSVDELPLPRPMVEVWVYSPRVEAIHLRGGKVARGGIRWSDRREDFRTEILGLMKAQMVKNAVIVPVGSKGGFVVKRPPPAEAGRDAVMAEVVECYKTLMRGLLDITDNYAADGSVVPPPRVVRIDGDDPYLVVAADKGTATFSDIANGVSVDYGFWLGDAFASGGSRGYDHKRMGITARGAWESVKRHFREIGVDCQTQDFTCVGVGDMSGDVFGNGMLLSRHTKLVGAFNHLHIFCDPDPDPATSFEERRRLFDLPRSTWADYDAGLLSPGGAIFDRKAKSLKLSPEIQARFGLTRDKVTPVELIQAMLRGQVDLLWFGGIGTFVKATEETHAEVGDKANDSSRIDGREVRARIVGEGANLGVTQRGRIEYAQAGGRINTDAIDNSAGVDTSDHEVNIKVLTGDVIARGDMTMKQRDQLLAGMTDEVAELVLADNYLQTQAISVAGMGGAGSLEGQVRFMRLLEKSGHLNRAIEFLPDDEEIASRTSRGQALTRPELAVLLAYSKITLYDELLASNLPDDPRMAEDLVKYFPKALRRDFREAIERHRLRREIIATYTTNSMVNRVGPTFLSEMTEKTGMGPGDIARAYTVSRDAFALRTLWTAIEALDNRVPAACQYEMIGATQALLHRTVPWFLINAPQPLDLGAEAANYTPGVEQLAADLDTVLCEEDRRLLDERAAHWTEQGVPADLARRVASLGILASGLDVTRIARLCRRDVPAVALVYFELGHRFGMEWLRCQATQVKTENHWQKQAVGAIVDDLYGLQSDLTARILNDGQDHTAAIDAWTACRQGPVERIRQLLTELRAVTRVDLAMLAVANRQLRGMIAS
- the ccmB gene encoding heme exporter protein CcmB; translation: MNRFLKLVSRDLRLALRQGSDATVAVMFFVLCVVLFPFGVGPEPNILARIAAGVIWVAALLASLLSLERLFQNDYEDGSLELLTLSSLPLEAVVFAKVLAHWLVTGLPLIVAAPLLALLLNMEPAGFPVLVATLLIGTPTLSLIGAIGAALTLGARRGGVLLSLLILPLYIPVLIFGAGAIDASLSGFTARPHLLLLGGLLVAALPLAPWAGAAALRQAIE
- the ccmA gene encoding heme ABC exporter ATP-binding protein CcmA, with translation MPLFAGTDLTCLRGERLVFQDLSFAVPAGGALVLLGPNGSGKSSLLRLMAGLLRPFSGSMSWDGVPVSDDPDLHRARIHYVGHLDAVKPVLSARENLAFWAALGGAPDPAGAALAALERLGVPHIADIPGRYLSAGQKRRLNLARVLAAPAPLWLLDEPSVALDRAGIGQLEAAISDHRAGGGMVVVSTHAEIALPGAEALHLDDFALAPEEGEP
- a CDS encoding type II toxin-antitoxin system PemK/MazF family toxin, which produces MLERSPPSKTVEMAIKEHPPIGTVLFCDFDQGFKAPEMVKRRPVIVVSPKIGVRAGLCTVVALSTDEPFPKMPYHCQINLDPPLPEPWGNRLRWVKGDMVCAVGFHRLDFPRYGKDVSGVRKYRYEPISSEDLRRVRICILSALGLGGLTKHMS
- the cobB gene encoding Sir2 family NAD+-dependent deacetylase — encoded protein: MMLKPSDRIVILTGAGISKESGLDTFRCAGGVWERVRLEDVATPEGYARDPDMVHRFYNDRRRGLLQADVRPNAAHDALARLEREWPGEVLLVTQNIDDLHERAGSRNLIHMHGELLKARCGVCGAITEIRADLSVEDDCADCGAVAEMRPHVVWFGEMPLEMERIYQNLATSALFVSIGTSGNVYPAAGFVQEARINGAHTVELNLEPSEGATLFDEKIYGPATGAVPAFVERLLALR